The sequence TGGTGGTAAAACTAAGACATGAAGATAAGCTTATAAGTGCTCGAAGTACTCACCCAGACATTATCATGGCCAGTGTAGAAGCTTATTTAAGTGGAGTAAATAGACTTTTAGCAGATAAAAAGGAAAGAGAAGCTTTAGAATAATTTTATTTAATAGGTATAAATAAAAATAGAATATTCATGAATTTGAATTATTTTATTTCTAAAAACTTCTAAATTTTTCTTAATATTTTTATCGGTGTATCTAAAATTATTTCAAATAATAAATAAAAATCAAATAATTTATAACTAGGACATTTCCTGTGATTTCATGATTTTAAATGATAATATTCCTCAAATTAAGATTATAGGATTCAAATCCGAAATTAAAGATGTAGCTATAACTTTAAAATTAATTAATGAATTAAATGATAATGATTCTAATTTTACAGTTCAACTTTTAGATGCTCGAGGTATAGCTAGTGAAAAACACATTTTAAATGCTACTATTCATGCTATCAATGCTTTTAAAAGAAAAAACAATATTGCAAAAGATTTGGGAATGGAAATATGTCTTCGTGCATCTGCCCAACGGCAAATCTCACGGGCCATAGAAATTCTAGGACTTAAAGAGGGGCCCATGGATATTTGTGCTGTTTTAGTGGGCTGCAATTCTGATGAACGCGGTTCTTCTATGGATATTGCCCAGAGCATTGAAAATAAATTAAATGAGATGTTTACTAGGGATGATAGTGTATTAGAAGCAAATGAGCAAATTCTTAAAAAAATTTACAATATTGAAAATGAAGAAATGGAAGTTTTGGGAAGTGTCACCTACACACTCATAGAAAGAACTACCATTTTAATTTTGGATGCATAGGATATTCATTATTACTTGTGTTAAACACTGTAGTTTCAACATGTTCCTTAATTTCTGAAAGGTTTTCTTTGTTTAAACAATCAGTATCCAGATTCTTAATTTCTATACAAACCGCTTTTTCCATCAGACGATCATAAAGGGGACAATTTGTTATAATACTACGACCATCAAGGTTTATTTTTTCTCTTAGAGTTCTACCATGGGTTTTAGGGTCATTGGATGGGACAATTACATTAATTCCTCTTTTATCTTCATGAAAAGTGTTTGGAATATTATTTTTAAGGATTTTACAAGCATGCATAGTTTCAAATAGATTAAATGAGGCCTTTTGTATTTCGGTGGCAATTCCCGCCGCAGTAATTGGATCAGCTCTAAGTGTTTTCAAAAGAAAACGGGAATTATCCAATATTTTCTTTTCATTGGTGGAAATAAAGCCCCCATTGCCTACATTAACAATTTTGGGAGAGCCGGTAGATGCTATTATAATATGGGCATGTTCACCATTGCAGAGTCTTTTTTCTGGATCCCCTACACTGCCTGAAGCGTCCTCCACTAAAATGATATTATTTTCACAACAGACTTCAAATAATTCTTTAACTGGTTGTTCTGCGGTGTATCCTGCAAAACTAGTAATAAATATGGCAGAAGGATTTGTTTTCAGTTGTTTTAAGTATTCTTCCAGCAAATCGGGGTAAATTATTCCCTTTTCAGTGGGTATGAAATAAACTTCTCTTTTTAGAAATTCAGCGATTTTTTTCAAGCCACTCCATCCGCCCTGATCTGGAAGAATAAATGGGCCTTCTAGAGCATTCATAACACTTATTATAGCAGAATTGCCACTGTTAACTAATTTAATATATTCATGACCAGTTAGCTTTTTTATTCCTTCTTCGGCAGCTTTAATTTCTGGATTAATTCCTCTTCCGGTAAATGGATTTAAAGCAGCGTGACTCATGGCCTTTTGAGTTTCAATAGATGGTTTCTTGAATATCAATTTCAATATTATCCTTCCTTAAATCGCTATTTTCTGTAAATTCTACATTTAATAAATTTTTCATTAAAAATCTAAAATTCAATTAATTAATTATTCCATCTCAATTTAATTCTAATACGACTATTATGAATTTTATTTTTTAAAATAGATTATTTTTTTAAAAAAGCATCCAGAGTGGTTTGTCGAGACTGCAAAATATCTTTTAAAAGGTCGCTTTTTTTAACAAATTTATTCAATGGAATCTTTAACTTTGTACCAACATAACTCAGAGAAGATTTCAAATCTTCAAATTCTTTACATGGTTGTTCCATGGCATATTTAACATTTTCTCTCACATTAAAAACACCTAATGGCACATAACCGGAGTAAGCTTCTCTTAATACAATGGCTCCGGCCTGTTTTTGTTCTCGATTAAGGGCATCCAGCACTCCCATTTTACAGGTGTAATAGCATCCTCCCACACGAGAATATTCTTTTTTACCGGCATTGGTTTCATAATCAGAGAAAATAAGCTCTTCTTTACCTAAAACTCTTATAAATGCCTCCATCCATTCGTATTGCCACTCAGTTGGTATTAAAATAACTGCATAATAATTATTCAGACTGGAAAATTCATAAACACGGTGGGTGTCAATAATTTCATAATTTCTAACATTCTTAAGTAAACTATCGGCCAGGGTACTGTCACAAGCAGTTATAGACCATCGGGTGGGTACCAATTTTCTTCGCTTTCCAGTACCAATGGCTCCTACTGAAAATGCCTTTTGAACATTTGAAAATGGAACTCCATTGTTATGTAATTCTGTTAAGGCCTCTCGAGCTCTTAAATCACTGTCATAGAAAACTTTTTCCAGCTCCCGATCCCATTTAACTGCATCTATGTCAAATTTTTCTATGAGTGCACTGGGCCCATGTGGTGTTGTTTCTTCACTAAAAGATAATCCTCGGGGTCTTTTATTGAAAGTAGCTTCACTGTCAATAGAGGTAGATGATAAAGATATTTCCTGAAGTTTTTCTACAAAAGAATTGTTAATATCATCAATACTCACTGTTTGCTTTCCACGCACCAGTGATAAACGGTAACCAATTATGTCGTTTTGGCTTTTTTCACCAGGAATCCATGATTCCGGAGAGTCCATGATGGCAGTATCTCCCTGCATAGGAACCATCATCGGTCCAGCATAGACTTTGGGATAATTCCAGCTTCCAATAAAAACCGATGGTGGTGTACTTCCATCTAATTCTTGACCAATCTTAATGGATTTCATTTTCATATTGGCCGTTAATTTTTGAAGATAAGCATTTTTACTTCTTATCATGAGTTTAAAACCTTTAAAAACGTTTATGTGCTTGAATATTATTTAATTTTTATTTTTTATAAAATGAATTAAATTTTATCTCTTAATTAAATCCCTTCCATTTACCTCGTCAATTAACACATCAATCATGTTTTTTCTGGGGAACAAACTTCAATGAAGCGGAATTCATACAGTAACGTTTGTAAGTAGGTTCCGGCCCGTCATCAAAGACATGTCCTAGATGTGCATCACAACGTGCACATAAAACCTCGGTTCTGACCATAAATAAGCTGCGATCGGTGATAAAGTTCACGTTTTCAGGAGCAACAGCATCCCAAAAGCTAGGCCAACCAGTTCCAGATTCAAATTTAGTTTTCGATTCAAAAAGATCAGTTCCACAGCAAACACAACGATAAATACCGTCTTCATGACAATCATGGTATTTCCCAGTAAAGGCCAGTTCAGTGCCTTTTTTCCGAGCAACTTTAAATTCTTCTCGTCCCAGGATGGATTTCCATTCATCATCGCTTTTGATAATTTTTTCTACCATTTCTATTTTCTTTGATTTTATAAAATAGATAGGTATTTCATTATTTTTATTTTCAGATTTTTGAGAGGCCATAATTCTAACTATACTATGTTTTTAATTTCATATATTTTTATTTTATTTCTCTCTCAATTTCATCAACTTTAATTCATAACTCAATTCACTAACATTATAATTCCTCGAAATTAATAAAGAAATTTTTATGGATGAGGATTAAATAAATAATTCTTTATATCCTAACTCTTTATATCCACCAAAACAAGACTTAATTCTATCATTAAGATTCAATCAATTAAGGTGTAATTATATGAAAAATATTTTATGTTATGGTGATTCTAATACATGGGGCTTTGATCCTACCACTGAAAATCGCATAATTCATAATAAAAGATGGCCGGGTGTTCTTCAAAATAATTTAGGGGCTGATTTCAATGTTATTGAAGAAGGTTTAAATGGCCGAACCACAGTATGGGATGATCCACTTCATGGAGGATTTAAAAATGGGAAGGAATATTTAACTCCTTGCCTAGCTTCTCATAAACCGCTGGACCTGGTTATTTTGTTTTTAGGAACCAATGATCTTAAAACCAGGTTTTCATTAACTGCTTCTGAAGTTACCAGTGGAATTCAGATCCTGATTAATATGGTATTAAATAGTAATTCTGGTATTGATGAAGATTCACCTCAGCTACTTCTGGTTTCTCCGCCATTAATTGGTGAGGTTCCACCATCTTCCAGATTTTGTGAAGAATTTGAAGGAGCTTGTGAAAAATCCAGGAAATTAGGGCCTTATTTTAAAGAGGTAGCTCGGGAATATAATTTAGAGTTCTTAGATGCTTCAGATATAGTTAAAGCCAGTGAAATTGACGGTATTCACCTGGATATAGATCAGCATATTAAATTGGGCCATTATATGGCTGAAAAAGTTCTTAAAATATTAGAATAAAAATGTCTATATATTCAATTTGAAAGATTATTTAAAAACTATTCCTGATTTATTTTATTTTCCACTAGAAATTCCTCCCAAAGATTTCCTCTTTCTATGGGAACTCCATGGGCAGGGCATATCCATTTAAAAGATAATTTATCTATTTTTGCAATGGATTCATGTATTATGGAATCATTCCAGTTCATAAGGGATATCATGGGTTTTATTTTATCTGGTGAGGTTCTTAACAGGTCCCCCGCAAAAAGCACATTTTCAAAAAGAATACACACATGGCCCGGTGTATGTCCAGGAGATGATATAATTTCCATCTGGTTGTTGATTATTCCATTTTCAGGGTATGGATTTATCTTTTCAGGTAATTTTGGCTTCATAAATAAGGATAATATTCTCTTTATTCCATGCCGTGCTTTTTCACCATAGATATAAGGAATATCTTCTTTAGAGGCCCATACTTTGGCCCCGGTGGCCTTTTCTAATAGGGCCACATTGCCAATGTGGTCTATATCATGGTGGGTTAGCATGATGTGTTTAATATCACTTAATTCCATATTTAATGATTCTAATTCTTTTAAAAGGGCTTTTCCCTGGCGGGGCATTCCAGTATCAATTACTGTGATTTCTTCATCTAAAACAAGATAAGCATAATTCCCTTTTGTTGATTCTAAAGCATGAACTTTTTCAGTTACTTTCATAGTATCCAAGACCTTTTCTTAATGATTAAGGTATCTCTAATTTAGATTATTATTCTGGAAATTAAATATAACTAATTAATTTGTTTCCATAATTAATATAAAAAGATTTATTTCTATAATTAATTAGAATTTTAATTAAAAGCATTTCAGGAGTAAAAATGTCACAAATGGAAAATAAAAAGAAAACAGGCCGAGAAAAGAGGGGAGAAATTAATAAATTAGATTCGACTCCCTATCTTGATTACTCCACCAATCAATTGATTGAAATGCTGGAAAGCCATGAGGCCCAGAAGAGAACAATCGCGGCCACGATTTTAAGGGATAAAAGAGAGAAAGAAGCGATCGAATCACTTGCTTACGCCTTAAAAATTGAAAAAGCACTATATTCCAGAATCGCTATTTCTGAAGCTCTGGGAGAAATGGGAGAATCTGCAGTTGTCCCTGTTGCAGATTTACTGGGCCAAATAGGATCCAATCAAGAAACAGAATTACCTAAAAAATATTTTAATAAGAAAAGTTATCCTCTGGTGCGGGACATGGCGGCCAGAACTTTAGTTAAAATTGGAAAACCAGCCACACCTTATTTAATTGAAATTTTAGAAAGTGAACAAGACATTTTTATCAAACAACAGGCCATTGATA is a genomic window of Methanobacteriales archaeon HGW-Methanobacteriales-1 containing:
- the msrB gene encoding peptide-methionine (R)-S-oxide reductase, which encodes MVEKIIKSDDEWKSILGREEFKVARKKGTELAFTGKYHDCHEDGIYRCVCCGTDLFESKTKFESGTGWPSFWDAVAPENVNFITDRSLFMVRTEVLCARCDAHLGHVFDDGPEPTYKRYCMNSASLKFVPQKKHD
- a CDS encoding MBL fold metallo-hydrolase, which encodes MKVTEKVHALESTKGNYAYLVLDEEITVIDTGMPRQGKALLKELESLNMELSDIKHIMLTHHDIDHIGNVALLEKATGAKVWASKEDIPYIYGEKARHGIKRILSLFMKPKLPEKINPYPENGIINNQMEIISSPGHTPGHVCILFENVLFAGDLLRTSPDKIKPMISLMNWNDSIIHESIAKIDKLSFKWICPAHGVPIERGNLWEEFLVENKINQE
- a CDS encoding cell wall biogenesis protein — encoded protein: MKLIFKKPSIETQKAMSHAALNPFTGRGINPEIKAAEEGIKKLTGHEYIKLVNSGNSAIISVMNALEGPFILPDQGGWSGLKKIAEFLKREVYFIPTEKGIIYPDLLEEYLKQLKTNPSAIFITSFAGYTAEQPVKELFEVCCENNIILVEDASGSVGDPEKRLCNGEHAHIIIASTGSPKIVNVGNGGFISTNEKKILDNSRFLLKTLRADPITAAGIATEIQKASFNLFETMHACKILKNNIPNTFHEDKRGINVIVPSNDPKTHGRTLREKINLDGRSIITNCPLYDRLMEKAVCIEIKNLDTDCLNKENLSEIKEHVETTVFNTSNNEYPMHPKLKW
- a CDS encoding hydrolase, coding for MKNILCYGDSNTWGFDPTTENRIIHNKRWPGVLQNNLGADFNVIEEGLNGRTTVWDDPLHGGFKNGKEYLTPCLASHKPLDLVILFLGTNDLKTRFSLTASEVTSGIQILINMVLNSNSGIDEDSPQLLLVSPPLIGEVPPSSRFCEEFEGACEKSRKLGPYFKEVAREYNLEFLDASDIVKASEIDGIHLDIDQHIKLGHYMAEKVLKILE